The sequence ACACAATAGCCCAGTTCCTAGCAAGAGACAAGATTGTCGTCTTCACCAACACCATAGACACATCCGTAGAATCTAACCCGTGGGTATTTCAGTCGGGCATGACTGTAGCCGACCAGTATAACATGGCGCTGCAATGGCTGAGTGATCACTGGATCAATTATCCAACAAAGCCGAAAATCGGCATTGTGAGCTGGGATACCTCCTACGAATTGCCTGTAGTTGCTGCCATGAAAGCGTACGTTCAGTCTCACCCGGATAAATTCGACCTGGTTAGCAGTTACGTTCAGCCGGCAGGAACAGTAACCTGGAGTGGCGTGGTACGTGCCCTGAAGAGCTGTGATTATGTATGTCCCATTTTCGCTGGCGGCGTAGGGTACTCCAGCTTTATTTCCCAGTTTCGAGCTGCGGGAGGTACTGCCACCTTCTTCGCTGGTGAGGGGTTGCCTTGTTGGACTAACCTGATAATACCGACGTCAGGATGGGAGGCCATGGACGGGTCATTCAATGCCCTGTCGTGGACATGGTTTAGTTACCAGGATTGTACCATGGCGGCCGTGGCCAAGGCGGGTGTTCAAAAGCACTCTGGAGAGACTGAGGTTTCCCTAGGTTATGCATATGTCTCCCAAGTTGTGGCGCAGGCCTTCCAGTATCAGGTGCTGAAGGCGGCGGTGGAGAAGGTAGGCGCTGCGAACGTTGATAAGCAGGCTATTTATGACACAACTGTAAACTTTCGCTACACCATCCAGGGCTTGCCAGAGATGAGTTACAGCGAAGGCAACCGGGTCAACACCCGTTATGGGATGATATGGGAGTGGAGCGCTGAGGCCAGTGATCTCGTACCGATTTCAGACTGGCTTCTGGCACCTTAGCAAGGCAGAGTTTCGATTCAAAGAGGTCTATGATGGCTCGGGGAACTGCAAGATTCACGTGCGGAGCACGGACGTGTATCCGGGTGAGGTCTGCGGGGTTCGTCCTTTGCAGGAAACATCCATGGTGATCTACCATAAATACTGTCGTCCTGGCTACTACGTGACGTTGGACGCCGAGGCATCGGAGCCGGATGCACCGCTGCCATGGAACATACAGATCGTTCTGTTTTGAAAAGGCGAACGGCAGGACATGTGGGGTGCGCTCTTGTATGACGCTGCGATTAGAGTCACTCCTCTATCATGTCTATGTTATGAGCCTTGGGTAACGTGCAGATTTTGAGGAACCAGCAAAGAAGTGCTACATACTTATCTGGGTCTAACGGAGACGGGGCCGGACAGGAGGAATACGGGATGAGCGCTCAAACTATTGGTCAACTATTCGATCTCACTGGCAAAGGTGCTATTGTCACTGGTGGCGGAGAGGGCATCGGCAAGGCCATCGCCTTTCGATTGGCGGAAGCTGGTGCCGGTGTCATGATAAGCGATCTGAACATTGAGACAGCGAAGGAAACCGCGAAACATATTCGGGTCAAAGGCGGT comes from Chloroflexota bacterium and encodes:
- a CDS encoding ABC transporter substrate-binding protein, which translates into the protein TIAQFLARDKIVVFTNTIDTSVESNPWVFQSGMTVADQYNMALQWLSDHWINYPTKPKIGIVSWDTSYELPVVAAMKAYVQSHPDKFDLVSSYVQPAGTVTWSGVVRALKSCDYVCPIFAGGVGYSSFISQFRAAGGTATFFAGEGLPCWTNLIIPTSGWEAMDGSFNALSWTWFSYQDCTMAAVAKAGVQKHSGETEVSLGYAYVSQVVAQAFQYQVLKAAVEKVGAANVDKQAIYDTTVNFRYTIQGLPEMSYSEGNRVNTRYGMIWEWSAEASDLVPISDWLLAP